From the genome of Manduca sexta isolate Smith_Timp_Sample1 chromosome 14, JHU_Msex_v1.0, whole genome shotgun sequence, one region includes:
- the LOC115445241 gene encoding palmitoyltransferase ZDHHC8B isoform X2, producing the protein MPKCDLKTRYIPATFAWTLLLGTTSLFFYFPCQFYLYKYPWVPAYQGVITFFVLANFTLATFMDPGVIPKAPPDEDREDDFRAPLYRSVEINGITVRMKWCVTCKFYRPPRCSHCSVCNHCIETFDHHCPWVNNCIGRRNYRFFFFFLISLSIHMLSIFGLSLYYIMNNNKNLTTVEPIVSMVIMGIIALLAIPIFGLTGFHMVLVSRGRTTNEQVTGKFTGGYNPFSKGCWYNCCYTQFGPQYPSLVRPSKYLYKGGKKRREAMPGGGHSASAISTIATDTHQVKTYTADNGNAHRPQGPHAHYNKLSPGREEPPCELEGPGASQSADCEPTPPPLQRRGSAANLFPPAEHHHLPPRHHHYPRLSPLSRNTSHGGTTTSGYRVVMEPLRYESGSNGGARPSPTMQQRIKALGVPTPLAVSSPVRRPYDNDSEGSDELARLYP; encoded by the exons ATGCCCAAATGCGACCTCAAAACGAGATACATCCCCGCGACATTCGCCTGGACGTTACTGTTGGGCACGACGTccctgtttttttatttccc GTGTCAGTTCTACCTTTACAAGTATCCATGGGTTCCCGCATACCAAGGTGTCATAACGTTTTTTGTTTTGGCCAATTTCACGCTGGCCACTTTCATGGACCCGGGCGTCATACCAAAAG CTCCACCTGACGAGGATAGGGAGGACGATTTCCGCGCGCCTCTGTACCGCAGCGTGGAGATCAACGGCATCACGGTGCGCATGAAGTGGTGCGTCACGTGCAAGTTCTACCGGCCGCCGCGGTGCTCGCACTGTTCCGTGTGCAACCATTGCATAGAG ACGTTCGACCATCACTGTCCGTGGGTGAACAACTGCATCGGGCGGCGTAACTACagattcttcttcttcttcctgATATCGTTATCGATACACATGCTGAGCATATTCGGCCTCAGTCTATATTACATCATGAACAACAACAAGAACTTGACCACAGTCGAGCCTATTGTGTC AATGGTAATAATGGGTATAATCGCACTCCTCGCGATCCCGATATTCGGTCTGACCGGTTTCCACATGGTGTTGGTGTCGCGCGGCCGCACCACCAACGAGCAGGTGACGGGCAAGTTCACCGGCGGGTACAACCCGTTCTCAAAGGGGTGTTGGTACAATTGTTGCTACACTCAGTTCGGACCGCAGTATCCTAG TCTAGTCCGGCCGTCGAAGTACTTATACAAGGGCGGCAAGAAACGTCGAGAGGCGATGCCGGGCGGCGGTCACTCGGCGTCCGCGATCTCCACCATAGCGACCGACACACACCAGGTAAAGACGTACACGGCGGACAACGGGAACGCGCACCGACCGCAGGGACCGCACGCGCACTACAACAAG CTGTCCCCGGGGCGCGAGGAGCCGCCGTGCGAGCTGGAGGGGCCGGGCGCGTCGCAGAGCGCGGACTGCGAGCccacgccgccgccgctgcAGCGGAGGGGCTCGGCCGCCAACCTGTTCCCGCCGGCTGAGCACCACCACCTGCCCCCGAGACACCATCACTATCCGAGACTTAGCCCGTTATCGAGAAATACTag TCACGGCGGCACGACTACATCAGGCTACCGCGTGGTGATGGAGCCGCTGCGGTACGAGTCGGGGTCGAACGGCGGCGCCCGACCGTCGCCCACCATGCAGCAGCGGATCAAGGCTCTCGGCGTACCCACGCCGCTCGCAGTCAGCAGTCCTGTTAGAAG GCCGTACGATAACGATAGCGAGGGCTCGGACGAGCTCGCGCGTTTATACCCCTGA
- the LOC115445241 gene encoding palmitoyltransferase ZDHHC8B isoform X1, whose protein sequence is MPKCDLKTRYIPATFAWTLLLGTTSLFFYFPCQFYLYKYPWVPAYQGVITFFVLANFTLATFMDPGVIPKAPPDEDREDDFRAPLYRSVEINGITVRMKWCVTCKFYRPPRCSHCSVCNHCIETFDHHCPWVNNCIGRRNYRFFFFFLISLSIHMLSIFGLSLYYIMNNNKNLTTVEPIVSMVIMGIIALLAIPIFGLTGFHMVLVSRGRTTNEQVTGKFTGGYNPFSKGCWYNCCYTQFGPQYPSLVRPSKYLYKGGKKRREAMPGGGHSASAISTIATDTHQVKTYTADNGNAHRPQGPHAHYNKYVARVGAQLSPGREEPPCELEGPGASQSADCEPTPPPLQRRGSAANLFPPAEHHHLPPRHHHYPRLSPLSRNTSHGGTTTSGYRVVMEPLRYESGSNGGARPSPTMQQRIKALGVPTPLAVSSPVRRPYDNDSEGSDELARLYP, encoded by the exons ATGCCCAAATGCGACCTCAAAACGAGATACATCCCCGCGACATTCGCCTGGACGTTACTGTTGGGCACGACGTccctgtttttttatttccc GTGTCAGTTCTACCTTTACAAGTATCCATGGGTTCCCGCATACCAAGGTGTCATAACGTTTTTTGTTTTGGCCAATTTCACGCTGGCCACTTTCATGGACCCGGGCGTCATACCAAAAG CTCCACCTGACGAGGATAGGGAGGACGATTTCCGCGCGCCTCTGTACCGCAGCGTGGAGATCAACGGCATCACGGTGCGCATGAAGTGGTGCGTCACGTGCAAGTTCTACCGGCCGCCGCGGTGCTCGCACTGTTCCGTGTGCAACCATTGCATAGAG ACGTTCGACCATCACTGTCCGTGGGTGAACAACTGCATCGGGCGGCGTAACTACagattcttcttcttcttcctgATATCGTTATCGATACACATGCTGAGCATATTCGGCCTCAGTCTATATTACATCATGAACAACAACAAGAACTTGACCACAGTCGAGCCTATTGTGTC AATGGTAATAATGGGTATAATCGCACTCCTCGCGATCCCGATATTCGGTCTGACCGGTTTCCACATGGTGTTGGTGTCGCGCGGCCGCACCACCAACGAGCAGGTGACGGGCAAGTTCACCGGCGGGTACAACCCGTTCTCAAAGGGGTGTTGGTACAATTGTTGCTACACTCAGTTCGGACCGCAGTATCCTAG TCTAGTCCGGCCGTCGAAGTACTTATACAAGGGCGGCAAGAAACGTCGAGAGGCGATGCCGGGCGGCGGTCACTCGGCGTCCGCGATCTCCACCATAGCGACCGACACACACCAGGTAAAGACGTACACGGCGGACAACGGGAACGCGCACCGACCGCAGGGACCGCACGCGCACTACAACAAG TATGTAGCACGCGTTGGCGCGCAGCTGTCCCCGGGGCGCGAGGAGCCGCCGTGCGAGCTGGAGGGGCCGGGCGCGTCGCAGAGCGCGGACTGCGAGCccacgccgccgccgctgcAGCGGAGGGGCTCGGCCGCCAACCTGTTCCCGCCGGCTGAGCACCACCACCTGCCCCCGAGACACCATCACTATCCGAGACTTAGCCCGTTATCGAGAAATACTag TCACGGCGGCACGACTACATCAGGCTACCGCGTGGTGATGGAGCCGCTGCGGTACGAGTCGGGGTCGAACGGCGGCGCCCGACCGTCGCCCACCATGCAGCAGCGGATCAAGGCTCTCGGCGTACCCACGCCGCTCGCAGTCAGCAGTCCTGTTAGAAG GCCGTACGATAACGATAGCGAGGGCTCGGACGAGCTCGCGCGTTTATACCCCTGA
- the LOC115445258 gene encoding 60S ribosomal protein L27, with amino-acid sequence MGKIMKPGKVVLVLSGRYAGRKAIVVKNYDEGTSDKPYGHAFVAGIDRYPRKVHKRMGKNKIHKRSKIKPFVKVVNYNHLMPTRYSVDFSFEKFSAKDLKDPAKRKKLRFNTRVRFEERYKSGKNKWFFQKLRF; translated from the exons ATGGGTAAGATTATGAAGCCGGGGAAGGTTGTGCTGGTGCTGAGCGGGCGCTACGCCGGCCGCAAGGCGATCGTGGTGAAGAACTACGACGAGGGCACGTCGGACAAGCCGTACGGACACGCGTTCGTGGCCGGCATCGACAGGTACCCGCGTAAAGTGCACAAGAGGATGGGCAAAAACAAAATCCACAAGCGCTCCAAGATAAAGCCTTTCGTCAAA GTTGTCAACTACAACCACCTGATGCCAACCCGTTACTCGGTAGACTTCAGCTTCGAGAAGTTCAGTGCAAAGGACCTGAAAGACCCCGCCAAGCGCAAGAAGCTGCGTTTTAACACAAGGGTGCGCTTTGAAGAGAGATACAAGAGCGGTAAGAACAAGTGGTTCTTCCAAAAGCTTAGGTTCTAa